The Streptomyces sp. NBC_01244 genome contains a region encoding:
- the mltG gene encoding endolytic transglycosylase MltG: protein MRHENRPSSPRRSRLTRRGRLALFLGTVLGLGAALLIPLFPGEEPPEKPRQLLIPEGWRAPQVYAAIDRELKLPAGSAKAAAATAALPLPAEAKGNPEGYLFPATYPVTSQSTPVSLLTYMVETAGRSLATKAVADGGKAHGMTPYQTATLASIIEAEAETRGDMGKVARVVHNRLAKSMPLQMDSTINYALNRSTVDTKLSETKIDSPFNTYERQGLPPTPIDSPGLQAMAAAVAPTPGDWLFFVTVKQGDTRFSATYEEHKRHVAEFNRIRAASRTT from the coding sequence ATGCGTCATGAGAACCGGCCGTCGTCACCGCGCCGTTCCCGGCTCACCCGCCGGGGCAGGCTGGCGCTCTTCCTCGGAACCGTCCTGGGACTCGGGGCAGCCCTCCTGATCCCCCTGTTTCCCGGCGAGGAACCGCCCGAGAAGCCGCGTCAGTTGCTGATCCCCGAGGGCTGGCGGGCCCCGCAGGTCTACGCCGCCATCGACCGCGAACTGAAGCTCCCGGCCGGCTCCGCCAAGGCCGCGGCCGCTACGGCCGCCCTGCCCCTGCCCGCCGAGGCGAAGGGCAATCCGGAGGGGTACCTCTTCCCGGCCACCTATCCGGTGACCTCACAGTCCACTCCGGTCTCACTGCTCACGTACATGGTCGAGACGGCCGGCAGGAGCCTCGCCACCAAGGCCGTCGCGGACGGCGGCAAGGCCCACGGAATGACCCCGTACCAGACGGCCACCCTCGCGAGCATCATCGAGGCGGAGGCCGAGACCCGCGGGGACATGGGCAAGGTCGCCCGGGTGGTCCACAACCGGCTGGCGAAATCGATGCCGCTCCAGATGGACTCCACCATCAACTACGCGCTGAACCGGTCCACGGTGGACACCAAGCTGAGCGAGACGAAGATCGACAGCCCCTTCAACACGTACGAGCGCCAGGGACTGCCGCCCACCCCGATCGACAGCCCCGGCCTGCAGGCCATGGCGGCCGCGGTGGCACCGACGCCCGGAGACTGGCTCTTCTTCGTCACCGTGAAGCAGGGAGACACCCGCTTCTCGGCGAC
- a CDS encoding ABC transporter ATP-binding protein: MRPKEPEWEPSKESLDPSGPAPDERPRELRRIVGLFRPYRGRLAVVGVLVAASSLVGVATPFLLKEILDVAIPQGRTGLLSLLALGMIATAVVTSIFGVLQTLISTTVGQRVMHDLRTAVYAQLQRMPLAFFTRTRTGEVQSRIANDIGGMQATVTSTATSLVSNATAVIASVVAMLALDWRLTLVSLALLPVFVWISRRVGGERKKITAQRQKQMAAMAATVTESLSVSGILLGRTMGRADSLTTSFAEESEKLVDLEVRSSMAGRWRMSTIGIVMAAMPALIYWAAGIALQTGAPSLSVGTLVAFVTLQQGLFRPAVSLLSTGVQIQTSLALFARIFEYLDLPVDITEREDPVRLDRAKGEVRLEDVHFAYDTKGGPTLTGIDITVPAGGSLAVVGPTGSGKSTLSYLVPRLYDVTGGRVALDGVDVRDLDFDSLARSIGVVSQETYLFHASVADNLRFAKPDATDEEIAEAARAAQIHDHIESLPDGYDTLVGERGYRFSGGEKQRLAIARTILRDPPVLILDEATSALDTRTEHAVQRAIDNLSQGRTTITIAHRLSTVRDADQIVVLDGGRIEERGTHEELLKADGRYADLVRRDRESALKPETPASGDLLSGALGSEIRKADLLKPGTFKPDTLRGTEPTPVNV; the protein is encoded by the coding sequence ATGCGCCCCAAAGAACCCGAGTGGGAACCCTCGAAAGAATCCCTCGACCCCAGTGGCCCCGCCCCGGACGAGCGGCCGCGTGAGCTGCGCCGCATCGTCGGCCTCTTCCGGCCCTACCGGGGCCGCCTCGCCGTCGTCGGCGTGCTGGTCGCCGCTTCCTCGCTGGTCGGAGTCGCCACCCCCTTCCTGCTCAAGGAGATCCTGGACGTAGCGATCCCGCAGGGCCGCACCGGGCTGCTCAGCCTGCTCGCCCTCGGCATGATCGCGACCGCGGTCGTCACCAGCATCTTCGGCGTGCTCCAGACCCTGATATCCACCACCGTCGGCCAGCGCGTCATGCACGATCTGCGCACCGCCGTCTACGCGCAGCTCCAGCGGATGCCGCTGGCCTTCTTCACCCGTACGCGCACCGGCGAAGTGCAGTCCCGCATCGCCAATGACATCGGCGGCATGCAGGCCACGGTCACCTCCACGGCGACCTCCCTCGTCTCGAACGCGACGGCCGTCATCGCCTCCGTCGTCGCCATGCTCGCGCTCGACTGGCGGCTCACGCTCGTCTCGCTCGCCCTGCTGCCCGTCTTCGTGTGGATCAGCCGCCGCGTCGGCGGCGAGCGCAAGAAGATCACGGCTCAGCGGCAGAAACAGATGGCCGCCATGGCCGCGACGGTCACCGAGTCCCTGTCGGTCAGCGGCATCCTGCTCGGCCGCACGATGGGCCGCGCCGATTCCCTCACCACCTCCTTCGCGGAGGAGTCCGAGAAGCTCGTCGACCTCGAAGTGCGCTCCAGCATGGCCGGGCGCTGGCGGATGTCCACCATCGGCATCGTCATGGCCGCCATGCCCGCGCTCATCTACTGGGCGGCCGGCATAGCCCTGCAGACCGGAGCGCCCTCGCTCTCGGTCGGTACCCTCGTCGCCTTCGTCACCCTCCAGCAGGGCCTGTTCCGGCCCGCCGTGAGCCTGTTGTCGACCGGCGTCCAGATCCAGACCTCGCTGGCGCTGTTCGCCCGCATCTTCGAGTACCTCGACCTGCCGGTGGACATCACCGAGCGCGAGGACCCCGTCCGCCTCGACCGCGCCAAGGGTGAGGTCCGCCTGGAGGACGTCCACTTCGCCTACGACACCAAGGGCGGCCCCACCCTGACGGGCATCGACATCACGGTCCCGGCCGGTGGTTCGCTCGCGGTGGTCGGCCCGACCGGATCCGGCAAGAGCACGCTGAGCTACCTCGTGCCCCGGCTCTACGACGTCACCGGCGGCCGGGTCGCCCTCGACGGCGTGGACGTGCGCGACCTCGACTTCGACTCCCTGGCCCGCTCCATCGGCGTGGTCTCCCAGGAGACCTACCTCTTCCACGCCTCCGTCGCCGACAACCTGCGCTTCGCCAAGCCCGACGCCACCGACGAGGAGATAGCGGAGGCGGCCCGCGCGGCGCAGATCCACGATCACATCGAGTCCCTGCCCGACGGGTACGACACCCTGGTCGGTGAGCGCGGCTACCGGTTCTCCGGCGGAGAGAAGCAGCGCTTGGCCATCGCGCGCACCATCCTGCGCGACCCGCCGGTGCTCATCCTCGACGAGGCCACCAGCGCACTGGACACCCGCACGGAGCACGCCGTGCAGCGCGCCATCGACAACCTCTCCCAGGGCCGCACCACCATCACCATTGCCCACCGGCTCTCCACCGTCCGTGACGCCGACCAGATCGTGGTGCTCGACGGAGGCCGGATCGAGGAGCGCGGCACCCACGAGGAACTGCTGAAGGCCGACGGCCGGTACGCCGACCTCGTCCGGCGCGACCGGGAGAGTGCGCTCAAGCCGGAGACCCCGGCGTCCGGAGACCTCCTGTCCGGGGCGCTCGGTTCCGAGATCCGCAAGGCGGATCTGCTCAAGCCCGGGACCTTCAAGCCCGACACCCTGCGCGGCACCGAGCCGACCCCGGTGAACGTGTGA
- a CDS encoding MarR family winged helix-turn-helix transcriptional regulator yields the protein MSTASETDSARTAESTDGTGGADTTGTTDTTDGVLAEQLLRLTRRLHRIQKRHLEPLGITPAQSRLLRTVAHLSTARPPRMADLAARLEVVPRAVTTLVDGLESADCVRRVPDPENRRVIRIELTDTGRATLRRLRNARTGAAEEILAPLTADQREVLGGLLNALADAPAEHGC from the coding sequence ATGAGCACCGCTTCCGAGACCGACAGCGCCCGGACGGCCGAGAGCACCGACGGCACCGGCGGCGCCGACACGACCGGCACCACCGACACCACCGACGGCGTGCTCGCCGAGCAGCTGCTCCGCCTGACCCGGCGGCTCCACCGCATCCAGAAGCGCCATCTGGAGCCGCTCGGCATCACCCCGGCCCAGTCCCGGCTGCTGCGCACCGTCGCCCACCTCTCCACGGCGCGCCCGCCCCGGATGGCGGACCTCGCCGCCCGCCTGGAGGTGGTGCCCCGTGCCGTGACCACGCTGGTCGACGGCCTGGAGAGCGCCGACTGCGTCCGCCGCGTGCCGGACCCGGAGAACCGCCGTGTCATAAGGATCGAGCTCACCGACACCGGCCGCGCCACGCTGCGCCGTCTGCGCAACGCGCGAACCGGCGCCGCAGAGGAGATCCTGGCTCCATTGACCGCCGATCAGCGCGAGGTGCTCGGCGGGCTGCTGAACGCTCTGGCGGACGCTCCGGCGGAGCACGGCTGCTGA